One window of Diabrotica undecimpunctata isolate CICGRU chromosome 8, icDiaUnde3, whole genome shotgun sequence genomic DNA carries:
- the LOC140448930 gene encoding zinc finger BED domain-containing protein 5-like, with protein sequence MFACLNKFSEENNIKLEKDIKTKIIMHLTSLKQDMVIRFPDTSHSNQWMINPFTCDLNTVKMKLKENEQLIDLLSDETHRSIFKTTDLSKFWIMMEKEYPLLYKTSLLKLLPFASTYLCETDLSTLTAIKTKYHSRLNVEPDLRVSPSDNISPRINILTASVQAQGSH encoded by the coding sequence ATGTttgcatgtttaaacaaattttctgaagaaaataatataaaactcgaAAAAGACATTAAAACCAAAATCATCATGCATCTTACAAGCCTTAAGCAAGACATGGTAATACGATTCCCAGATACGTCACACAGCAACCAATGGATGATTAATCCATTCACTTGTGATCTTAACACTGTAAAGATGAAGTTAAAAGAAAATGAGCAGCTGATCGATTTATTGTCCGATGAAACCCATCGATCTATTTTCAAAACCACGGATCTATCCAAGTTCTGGATAATGATGGAAAAGGAATATCCACTGTTATACAAAACATCTCTGCTGAAATTGCTGCCATTCGCATCTACATACTTGTGCGAGACAGATTTATCCACATTGActgctataaaaacaaaatatcactCCAGACTTAACGTAGAACCTGATTTGAGGGTGTCTCCTTCTGATAATATATCACCAAGAATTAATATACTGACTGCAAGTGTGCAAGCACAAGGTTCACATTAG